The segment AAAGCAATCAACGCCAACTTAGTGAAGCGGCGTTTCTCAATCGAATATTGATCAGCACTTTGAGAGTGAGCAATGTGCCCACTCTCAAAGCGAATTGTATCAAGAGGCAGTCTAGACAATGCGAATTTGTTGAGAACTGAGGGTGAGAGGTGAATTGTTCAAGCTGGCAATCACGACTGCCGCTTGGGAGCCGATACCATCTGGATCAAATCGGAGAACGCCATTCTCGTACAAGAAAGTCACATGGGCACTAATGGGAAGACTGCCATTGACAAATACACCGCTGGAAGAAGGTGTCGAAAGCAGGCTAACTCCACTCACTAAGCCATTACCGAAACCCGCAGCGGAAATTTCAAAGCTATCTCCAAAACTAAAGTCAGTGATGGTATCTCCGCCTTCGCTGGGTTTGAAATAGACAAACGTATCGTTGCCTGCTCCACCCGTTAAATGATCACGTCCGTCACCGCCTGTTAAACGGTTGTTGCTCGCATCTGCGATTAACATATCGTCAAACCTTGAGCCAATCACATTCTCAACACTGACCAGCGTATCTTGATCCACACTGAAGGTTCCTTGCGATGTCGCAAAATTGCGAGAGAGGGCGGTGTACCATTCGCTGGAAATTTTGCGATACCCCTCAAAATTGGGATGTAAGGCATCATCTGCAGGGGGTGCAGTGATGTCATTGATGTCGAGTTTTCCCCGCATATCGACAAATTTGACGCGCGGATTTGCCCTCGCATTGACAATACTAGGAATGAGGTTGTTATAGTCATTGATCTTTTGAATCCGAGCTTCTCCACCGCGAGCTTCAGGACGGGCAGGTGGAATAGAACTCACCAATACCGTGACATCGGGAGAGGTACGCAAGATGTTGTCGATCAAAGTGCCTAATCGGGCTGCGATCGTAGCTGGACTGTCGCTGGTACCTGTGTCATTGCTGCCAATCATCAGTAAAACAATATCAGGTTGAGCTGGATTGAAAAATGTTGACACTCGGTCATTGATCCAACTAATCGTCTTTCCAGAGTGCCCTTCGTGGTCTTTATCCCCTAGCTCCACTGCACCATGAGATTGAGATCCAACAAAATCGATTTGCAGATTGTTGGTTTGGAATTGATTCCAGAGGTGGTATCGATATCCGCCCCAGTAGGGAACGGTGGGATCGTTATCGGCGGAAA is part of the Leptolyngbya boryana PCC 6306 genome and harbors:
- a CDS encoding PA14 domain-containing protein, which encodes MSQQPLSTTNLPSAINTETALTTSSVTTPTWVSGLRGEYYDNADFTNLKLTRTDTRMDLIWYNGSPDPKIAPDTFSVRWTGQIQPLYSEEYTFLTIADGGARLWINNQLIINDWQDTNQIRKTSSNRIALQAGQRYDIRLEYMEVSGNAMMRFGWLSARQQQGIVAASQLFSNPPDSTPTPDPTPTPTPTPTPTTFNGNAAANIINGDANNNILRGFAGNDTLRGLEGDDVLIGGTGNDLLDGGSGNDTASYADATNSVRVDFTQGIANRIARIMPLGDSITYGLSADNDPTVPYWGGYRYHLWNQFQTNNLQIDFVGSQSHGAVELGDKDHEGHSGKTISWINDRVSTFFNPAQPDIVLLMIGSNDTGTSDSPATIAARLGTLIDNILRTSPDVTVLVSSIPPARPEARGGEARIQKINDYNNLIPSIVNARANPRVKFVDMRGKLDINDITAPPADDALHPNFEGYRKISSEWYTALSRNFATSQGTFSVDQDTLVSVENVIGSRFDDMLIADASNNRLTGGDGRDHLTGGAGNDTFVYFKPSEGGDTITDFSFGDSFEISAAGFGNGLVSGVSLLSTPSSSGVFVNGSLPISAHVTFLYENGVLRFDPDGIGSQAAVVIASLNNSPLTLSSQQIRIV